A stretch of Tigriopus californicus strain San Diego chromosome 11, Tcal_SD_v2.1, whole genome shotgun sequence DNA encodes these proteins:
- the LOC131890129 gene encoding beta-lactamase domain-containing protein 2-like, translated as MGKFFVQGTVEPGFEPVKELFARNIQNGTESNAQLCVYHRGRKVVDLWGSACGDPKFGPESLVNVFSATKSVSSICMAALVDRGLLKYEDKVSQHWPAFGKQGKENITVADVLRHEAGLPTLSKSLRREHISRKCIKANVIGQVIEETRPHFPPKSFGSVREYHAVTRGWILNEIFRRVEPKGRTIGEYLRAEISGPLGIDVYIGVEEDELKRFSSLQTWHWSKVMAQSMIPEMFGRKIEPNMATIVLKAFKVVSTSRELERTQPTRQPVVEGMEKIKNPANIFPNFNTKEVRMGEIPSANGSCTARGLAKLAQCILNGGEFNSVRILSTSVVERMQDKPVKRKDFAFSGVQNYFSQGGVNHFVTFDDDTKQQKQTKKLREGYVGWFGMGGSVFQWNPRDEIAFAFVPTLMHWYDVANIRGARYQHLINKCVKSMTVS; from the exons ATGGGCAAGTTTTTCGTTCAAGGGACAGTTGAACCAGGTTTTGAGCCCGTGAAGGAGTTGTTCGCCAGAAATATTCAGAACGGGACAGAGTCTAATGCTCAACTATGCGTGTATCATCGGGGTAGAAAAGTGGTTGATCTTTGGGGAAGTGCCTGTGGCGACCCCAAGTTTGGCCCCGAATCTTTGGTTAATGTATTCAGCGCCACCAAAAGTGTCAGCTCAATCTGCATGGCCGCTCTCGTCGATCGAGGCTTGTTGAAGTACGAGGATAAAGTCAGCCAACATTGGCCCGCATTTGGAAAACAGGGCAAAGAGAATATCACAGTGGCCGATGTGTTACGTCACGAGGCTGGCTTACCGACCTTGAGCAAGTCCTTGAGGAGGGAACACATCTCCCGTAAATGTATCAAGGCCAATGTCATCGGCCAAGTCATCGAAGAAACAAGGCCGCATTTCCCTCCCAAGAGCTTTGGATCGGTCCGTGAATATCATGCCGTAACGAGGGGatggattttgaatgaaattttccGTAGAGTCGAACCCAAAGGGCGCACCATTGGCGAATATCTCAGGGCCGAGATCAGTGGGCCTCTCGGCATCGACGTCTACATCGGAGTCGAAGAGGACGAATTGAAGCGGTTTTCAAGTTTACAAACATGGCACTGGTCCAAAGTGATGGCTCAGAGTATGATACCAGAGATGTTTGGTCGGAAAATTGAGCCCAATATGGCCACGATCGTGCTCAAAGCCTTCAAAGTCGTTTCCACTTCCCGTGAATTGGAGAGGACGCAGCCCACACGGCAACCTGTGGTTGAAGGCatggaaaagatcaaaaacCCGGCCAATATCTTCCCGAACTTCAACACTAAGGAA GTTCGAATGGGGGAAATACCTAGCGCCAATGGGAGTTGCACCGCCAGAGGTTTGGCCAAGCTAGCTCAATGCATACTGAATGGCGGGGAATTCAATTCAGTGCGAATTCTGTCCACATCAGTTGTGGAAAGGATGCAGGATAAACCTGTCAAGCGGAAAGACTTTGCTTTCTCGGGAGTGCAGAACTACTTCAGCCAAGGTGGAGTCAACCATTTCGT GACCTTTGACGATGACACGAAACaacagaaacaaaccaagaaacTTCGTGAAGGTTACGTGGGATGGTTTGGCATGGGAGGCTCGGTTTTTCAATGGAACCCTCGTGACGAAATTGCCTTTGCCTTCGTGCCAACTCTGATGCATTGGTACGACGTGGCCAACATCAGGGGAGCCAGATACCAACACCTCATTAATAAATGTGTCAAAAGTATGACTGTGTCGTGA
- the LOC131890746 gene encoding uncharacterized protein LOC131890746, which yields MYWNQLSFLLLRHECQFHNKEFYYYPWMVMDSPASPEINDYIQSRLQCLIEGTKHESPLAVPDHPPPWLDQDQFLRGRALFYEYKMGILMSSFRSLVVGLSIPNLAIPLCLTKRSSTPAKAFKRYLHTGGMVEEIYKIIPWESTHVLDTINRYHRLAAQKIRAMSKEQRDTLALLQFQDLPQHPYALSSTDRGLLEVLQTMDYPSTHLGRELFREYRHTHVVFSDTDMALVHLAFFATFVQHPISYGGGGIGEQDLDAFLHYWRVIGYYLGVKDDLNLAGGGSQSELCAVWRALSKQLLYPYLQILDGVSLKMVKALTTANDLNLGLIMFSSMEVNGNELSELWNKFPVHTKFLYYWRRFFMECLYRTRYFRITINWLLSTVTTRLLEKLGPYSPLETDV from the exons ATGTACTGGAATCAGCTGTCCTTTCTTCTTTTACGTCATGAGTGTCAGTTTCATAACAAAGAGTTTTATTATTATCCATGGATGGTCATGGATAGCCCGGCCTCCCCTGAAATTAATGACTACATTCAAAGCCGTCTTCAATGCCTCATAGAAGGGACCAAACATGAGAGTCCTTTGGCGGTACCGGATCATCCACCTCCTTGGTTGGACCAGGATCAATTTCTTCGAGGACGAGCACTCTTCTATGAATACAAAATGGGCATTTTGATGAGCAGTTTCCGAAGCTTGGTTGTGGGTCTGTCCATTCCCAATCTAGC GATTCCCCTTTGCTTGACTAAGCGTAGTAGTACGCCCGCGAAAGCGTTTAAGCGATATCTGCACACCGGTGGCATGGTGGAAGAGATCTATAAAATCATCCCTTGGGAGTCGACCCATGTACTGGACACCATCAATCGTTATCATCGTTTAGCTGCCCAGAAGATTCGGGCTATGTCCAAGGAGCAAAGAGATACGTTGGCTCTGTTGCAGTTCCAAGATTTGCCTCAACACCCGTACGCTCTCAGTTCAACTGATCGAGGTCTCTTGGAAGTGCTCCAGACCATGGACTATCCTTCGACTCACTTGGGTCGGGAGCTCTTCCGAGAGTATCGTCATACCCATGTGGTCTTTTCTGACACGGACATGGCCTTGGTTCACTTGGCCTTCTTCGCTACTTTTGTTCAACATCCCATCAGTTatggaggaggaggcattGGAGAACAAGATTTGGATGCCTTCCTCCACTATTGGCGTGTCATCGGATATTACTTGGGCGTCAAAGACGACCTCAATCTGGCCGGAGGGGGAAGTCAAAGCGAGCTTTGTGCCGTCTGGCGAGCTTTGTCCAAGCAATTGTTGTACCCTTACCTTCAGATCTTGGATGGGGTGTCCCTCAAAATGGTCAAAGCTTTAACCACAGCCAATGATCTCAATCTGGGCCTGATCATGTTTTCTTCCATGGAAG tgaatggaaatgaattgtcAGAATTGTGGAACAAGTTTCCAGTGCATACCAAATTCCTGTACTATTGGCGGCGATTCTTTATGGAGTGTCTGTACCGAACTCGATACTTCCGAATTACCATCAACTGGCTTCTGTCCACAGTCACTACCCGACTTCTAGAGAAGCTGGGGCCATATTCACCCTTAGAAACAGACGTCTAA
- the LOC131890648 gene encoding uncharacterized protein LOC131890648, with product MKYLVILSLAVSSVSALGIPRSTGPETSGPGYEMCNDGDHVSNYLYSDPEDCHYFYSCQFNDHESHFIGYHFHCPMNTAFLENAQRCHHEEDVPSCQAPNPETTPTTTTTTTTTTTTTTTTTTTXD from the exons ATGAAGTACCTTGTGATCCTTTCCTTGGCCGTCTCCAGTGTCTCTGCTCTGGGCATCCCGAGG TCCACTGGACCCGAGACCTCTGGGCCGGGCTACGAGATGTGCAATGACGGAGATCATGTCTCAAACTACTTGTACAGCGATCCCGAGGACTGCCATTACTTCTATAGTTGCCAGTTCAACGATCATGAGTCCCATTTCATTGGGTATCACTTTCATTGTCCAATGAATACGGCCTTCCTTGAAAATGCTCAACG TTGTCACCATGAGGAAGATGTGCCATCGTGTCAAGCTCCAAACCCAGAAACCACCCccacaaccaccactaccaccactaccaccactactaccaccaccacaaccaccactacGGANGAC
- the LOC131890649 gene encoding secretory phospholipase A2 receptor-like, with product YSSTTTTTTTTTTTTTTTTTTTITTTTTKPEPEFRCQKGWLLNEDRCYLINRWNVYSQGVAQQRCEVRDANLLEIDTEEENAFVVEELLKLAEDDDDEKDYWIGGSRVDGEWGWNSGAPMTFVNWTPNKGFFFGDCLQLVRVDKYFFPGQAPLESFYFTPNTGLGCQYDFDNGFICEKEAFIE from the exons TACagcagcaccaccaccaccaccaccaccacaacaacaacaacaacaacaacaacaacaacaacaataaccaccactaccacgaAACCAGAGCCGGAATTTAGATGCCAGAAGGGATGGTTGCTGAACGAAGATCGCTGTTATTTGATCAACCGATGGAACGTCTATTCCCAAGGGGTGGCTCAACAACGATGCGAGGTCCGTGACGCGAACCTTTTGGAGATCGATACCGAAGAGGAAAATGCCTTCGTTGTCGAGGAGCTCCTGAAATTGgctgaagatgatgatgacgagaaGGATTACTGGATTGGAGGAAGTCGTGTGGATGGAGAGTGGGGATGGAACAGCGGGGCTCCCATGACCTTTGTCAACTGGACCCCTAATAAAGGGTTCTTCTTCGGGGATTGTCTGCAATTGGTTCGTGTGGATAAGTATTTCTTCCCAGGGCAAGCTCCTTTGGAGTCTTTCTACTTCACGCCCAACACTGGTCTTGGGTGCCAATACGACTTTGATAATGGATTCATTTGCGAGAAAGAGG CTTTCATCGAATAA
- the LOC131890141 gene encoding sodium-dependent proline transporter-like has product MSSYYSHHQGGGGGGSNRGPHYSANSYPSYPNYGYTTDSHHEMSEYNGKGTYSSRGSKDNVYSPYDSAIGISGGASHHVRTSSMAYGNGSRARAPPPPVDYEDEEEDRGHWGSKAEFLLSCIGFSVGIGNVWRFPYLAYSNGGGAFLLPYVILLIFVGKPLYYMETAMGQFSRTSSLHVWRCAPIMQGVGYAMIVLSLIVAIYYNVIMAYSIIYIGASFTGIANELPWTYCGEWWGADENCVVVSNVTDKSFVGLARCRPTLGITENCTKFQTSSEQFWEKYVLNITDGLGEFGDLGGFKYDLPLALLLSWIVVFLCLMKGVKSSGKVVYFTATFPYLILIALLVQGCLLPGAAEGLAYLFIPDFSKLLTVNPWIKAAEQMFFSLGISWGGLMMFGSYNKFHNRIDYDAAFVSVVDFCTSLIASVVIFSVLGFLAKELDVPVADVAKGGQGLAFVVYPEALARLPLPWLWAVLFFFMLFLLGLDSEFALLETVLTILYDGVPFFRRNKVKTTFVACSCCFLLGLPCVSFSGQFVLDIMDTYGAGFAVLWTAFWEVAGLMWVYGVMNVCKDFKLMLGSEPGWYWKICWAVISPIFLVVIFLTGIFTWEEHKYSDVVPYPSWASSIGWFLVALSAIQIPLWAIITTIHYAIKGKLSQVIKPTSAWGPGDKAVRRAILDEQSGIARTGKYTYDNDAMTYNYHM; this is encoded by the exons ATGTCTAGTTACTATTCTCACCATCAAGGCGGAGGAGGTGGCGGGAGCAATCGTGGCCCGCACTACAGTGCCAACAGCTATCCTAGTTACCCCAACTACGGGTATACCACGGACAGTCACCACGAAATGAGTGAATACAACGGAAAAGGCACCTACAGCTCCCGGGGCTCCAAAGACAATGTATATTCACCTTACGACAGTGCTATTGGAATCTCAGGCGGAGCCTCACATCACGTGAGGACATCCTCCATGGCCTACGGCAACGGGAGCCGTGCCAGGGCCCCCCCACCTCCCGTCGATtacgaggatgaagaggaggatcGAGGACATTGGGGCTCAAAGGCCGAATTTCTACTCTCCTGCATCGGCTTCTCG GTTGGAATTGGCAATGTCTGGAGATTTCCGTACCTGGCCTACTCGAATGGAGGCGGTGCCTTCCTCCTGCCTTATGTGATTCTTTTGATCTTCGTGGGCAAGCCCCTGTACTACATGGAGACCGCCATGGGGCAATTCTCGCGCACCAGTTCACTCCACGTGTGGCGATGTGCACCCATCATGCAAGGGGTGGGTTATGCCATGATCGTGTTGTCGCTCATCGTGGCCATCTACTACAATGTCATCATGGCCTATTCTATCATCTACATCGGAGCTTCCTTCACGGGCATCGCCAATGAGCTACCTTGGACATATTGCG GTGAATGGTGGGGCGCAGATGAGAATTGTGTGGTGGTGTCCAATGTAACGGACAAGTCTTTTGTAGGCCTTGCGCGATGTCGACCAACTCTGGGTATCACCGAGAACTGtaccaaatttcaaacctcCAGCGAACAATTCTGGGAGAAATATGTCTTGAATATCACCGATGGCTTGGGCGAATTTGGCGATTTGGGCGGATTCAAATACGATCTCCCTCTGGCATTGCTTCTGTCCTGGATCGTGGTATTCTTATGTTTGATGAAAGGCGTCAAATCGAGCGGAAAG GTGGTTTATTTCACCGCCACATTCCCGTACCTCATCCTCATCGCTCTATTGGTCCAAGGATGCCTCCTTCCCGGAGCAGCTGAGGGTTTGGCCTACTTGTTCATCCCTGATTTTAGCAAGCTCCTCACTGTGAACCCTTGGATCAAAGCGGCGGAGCAGATGTTCTTCTCCCTGGGCATCTCTTGGGGCGGCCTCATGATGTTTGGGTCCTACAATAAGTTCCACAACCGGATCGATTACGACGCGGCCTTTGTGTCCGTTGTGGATTTTTGCACCTCGCTCATTGCTTCCGTGGTGATCTTTTCCGTTCTCGGCTTCTTGGCCAAGGAGCTGGATGTTCCGGTTGCAGATGTGGCTAAAGGTGGACAAGGCCTGGCTTTTGTAGTGTATCCGGAGGCTTTGGCTCGATTACCTTTACCGTGGCTGTGGGCggtcttgttctttttcatgcTGTTTCTCTTGGGATTGGACTCTGAGTTTGCACTTCTGGAAACTGTTTTAACCATCCTCTACGACGGGGTTCCATTCTTTCGACGGAACAAG GTCAAAACCACCTTCGTCGCCTGTTCATGTTGCTTCCTTCTTGGATTGCCATGTGTGAGCTTCAGTGGTCAATTCGTCCTCGACATCATGGACACATATGGAGCCGGATTCGCTGTGCTATGGACCGCCTTTTGGGAGGTGGCTGGCTTGATGTGGGTCTACGGGGTCATGAATGTCTGCAAGGACTTCAAGTTGATGCTGGGAAGCGAGCCTGGGTGGTACTGGAAAATCTGTTGGGCTGTCATCAGTCCCATCTTCTTGGTGGTCATTTTCCTCACCGGGATCTTTACTTGGGAAGAACACAAGTACAGCGACGTGGTTCCCTACCCTTCTTGGGCGTCCAGCATTGGTTGGTTCTTGGTGGCGCTCTCGGCCATTCAAATCCCTCTTTGGGCTATCATCACGACTATTCATTACGCCATCAAAGGCAAGTTGAGCCAAGTGATCAAGCCCACTTCCGCCTGGGGACCCGGTGACAAGGCCGTTCGAAGGGCCATCCTGGACGAGCAAAGTGGGATCGCTCGGACGGGTAAATACACCTACGATAACGACGCAATGACGTACAATTACCATATGTAG